The genome window GTGGCACCGGACCCCGAAGGCGGCCGCCAGCTCGGGCAGGCGGGAGAGGAAGTCCTCCACCTCCGCCGCGTCGCGAAACAGGCGCTGGCGAGGCAGGCTGCGCGCGGTCGCCAGGTACAGCGCGCCGGAGAACTCCACCCGCAGGGGTCTGGCCATGGGGGCTACGGCGCCCGGAGCACCGGGGGCCGAGGGGCCCCGTCCATGCAGGGAGGGCGGCGCGGGGCGCTCACGCGGACTTGCCCCGCTCGACGAAGTTCTTCACCAGGTCGATGGGGATGGGGAACAGGATGGTGTTGGTGTTGCCCGTGCTGACCTCCACCAGGGTCTGGAGGTAGCGCAACTGGATCGCCGTCGGCTCGGTGCCGATGGTCCGGGCGGCCGCGGTGAGCTTCTCCGCTGCCTGATACTCCCCCTCGGCGGCGATGATCTTGGCCCGGCGCTCCCGCTCGGCCTCGGCCTGGCGGGCCATGGCGCGCTGCATCTCGGTGGGAAGGTCGATGTGCTTGAGCTCCACGGTGGAGACCTTGACGCCCCAGGGGTCCGTATGGCGGTCGAGGATCTCCTGGAGCTCCCGGTTGATCTTCTCCCGGTCCGAGAGGAGCTCGTCGAGCTCCGCCTGGCCGCACACACTGCGCAGGGTCGTCTGGGCGAGCTGGCTCGTGGCGTAGAGGTAGTCCTCGACCTCCACGATGGCCTTGAGGGGATCCAGCGCCCGGAAGTACACCACCGCGTTGACCTTTACCGAGACGTTGTCCCGGCTGATCACGTCCTGGGGGGGTACGTCGTGGGCGACGGTGCGCAGGCTCACCTTCACCATCCGGTCCACGACGGGGATGAGGAGGATCGGCCCCGGGCCCTTGACCCCGACCACGCGGCCGAGCCGGAACACCACCGCCCGCTCGTACTCCCGCAGCACCCGGACCGTCAGGAACATCAGCACCAGGAGCGCCAGGACGGCGAAGACCACGGTCACGAGACTCATCTCACTGTCTCCTCCCGGCCCCCAGGGGCCCCTCCATGCCATTGCCGGTGCGCGGGGTCTGCCGGCGCCGATGATACCAAACCGCCGTTTCCAGTCCAGCCGGAAGGCTTGGCCGGACCCTTCACCTCTGGGCCCGGGGGAAGGCGGCTTCCCAGAGACCCTCGAAGAAGTTGCGGGCATTGGTCCCCAGGGAGCGGGTGCGGTATCCCCCCTCCTGGACCACCAGGGTCGGCAGCCCCAGGGAGCCGATCATCCGGCCG of Thermodesulfobacteriota bacterium contains these proteins:
- a CDS encoding slipin family protein; protein product: MSLVTVVFAVLALLVLMFLTVRVLREYERAVVFRLGRVVGVKGPGPILLIPVVDRMVKVSLRTVAHDVPPQDVISRDNVSVKVNAVVYFRALDPLKAIVEVEDYLYATSQLAQTTLRSVCGQAELDELLSDREKINRELQEILDRHTDPWGVKVSTVELKHIDLPTEMQRAMARQAEAERERRAKIIAAEGEYQAAEKLTAAARTIGTEPTAIQLRYLQTLVEVSTGNTNTILFPIPIDLVKNFVERGKSA